The nucleotide window TCAAGTAAGATGGGTTGAGCATCTCGTTCACCAATATAAGCGACAATTCCACACATAATTATTGAAAGCTCTTGTTTTAGCTATTGCCATGAGCTACCGTCAATATTAACCGTATGGATAATCATTTCCCTGATGCAAGAAGAGTTATTTCTCTCATTTTAGGAGGGGGTGCGGGGACGCGTTTATACCCTTTAACACAGGAAAGAGCGAAACCAGCAGTCCCTTTAGCAGGCAAATACCGATTAGTGGATATACCTATTAGCCTTTGTATTAATTCTGGGCTAAGAAGAATCTTCTTGTTGACTCAGTATTTGAGTTCTTCATTACATCGACACGTGACACAGAGTTATCGCTTTGATGATTATTATCCAAAGGGTTTCATTGAGATCATGGCCGCTGCGCAGTCGCGTGATGGAGATTCCTGGTACCAAGGCACTGCTGATGCAGTAAGGCAAAATTTGATGCATTTGCGCACACATGATCATGACACGGTGCTTATTTTGTCCGGGGATCAACTTTACCGTATGGATTACCGTCATATCCTCTATCAGCATTACCAAAAGGACGCAGATATTACAGTGGCGACTATTCCGGTGAGCCGTGAGCCTGCCAGAGGTTTTGGTATCATGCATGTAGACGACGAGGATCGGATTCAACATTTCGTGGAAAAGCCCAAGGAGGACTCAGTTTTAGATGGATTACAAATGCCGCGTGCTACTCGTGAACGAGTAGGTGTTCCGCAAGAGCAGGATCTCTTTTTAGCCTCCATGGGGATCTATGTCTTTAAACGTGAAGTGTTGGAGGACGCGCTTAAAGTTAAGCGTCACCAAGATTTTGGTAAACATATTATTCCATTACTCATCAGCCAAGATAAGCGTGTTTATTCATATGTTTATCAAGGTTATTGGGAGGATATTGGTACCATACGGGCCTTCTATAATGCGAATCTAGATCTCACGGAAATTATACCGCAGTTTAATTTTTTTGATGTCGTTTCTCCGATTTATTCTCGGGCCAGATATTTACCAGCTTCTAAGCTACATAACTGCAGAGTGGAAAAGGTAGTCTTAGCTGATGGATGTATTTTATCCGGTGCAGATGTGACACATTCTATTATAGGTGTACGCAGTCGTTTAGAATCAGGGGTTGTTATTAGAGATTCCATTGTGATGGGGTCCGACTATTTTGAAAGCCCTGAAGTTACCAGTAAAAATAATGAGCATGGAATTCCTCCTCTAGGAATTGGTGAAGGTACGCAGATTCAAGGGGCTATTGTAGATAAAAATGTTCGTATTGGTAAGAATGTTTCGATCACTGCAGAGGGCAAAGATATCGATATGGATCATCCTCTATACTACGTTCGTGATGGCATCGTGATTATTCCTAAGGGCTGTATTGTTCCTGATGGAACTGTCATATAAAAGCACACCCTTTCAGCTACTGGCTTGAAAGGTTAGGTCTTTTTTCTTGAGTCTTCTCAGAAGCGGCAGTCTCTTCAATCGCTTCTACCTCCACTTTTGGTGGGCTTGAGTTAGCTTTACTAGGGTTTTCAGTGTTGGCTAGGGCTCTCTCAGAAGGCTTTTCCTTTTCCTTCTGATCCTTTTCATCGATGAGAGACAGTGGTTCGGACGTAGTCTCGGTATGTTCATCTTTTGCTACCGAAGACTTCGTTTCAGGGCTACAGGTTTTACTTGATGTTGATACTTTCTCAGAACCAACGGTTACATTCTTTTTCTTATGGAGGTCTGTTTGTTGAGGTTGAGACTGCACTGGAGAGATAAAAAGTGCCCCATCTTCAAACTCAGACACGTAGCCTTCTGAAATAAGCCAGTGAAGATCTCTCAGCATAGTCGAAGTTTGCTCTTCTGCAACGGCGCTATCTGTAGTCTTTTCAAGATATTTTTCAGGCAATGCAGAACGCAGAGTACGAGGATTGTTCTCGATGAAGGCAATGAGGTTTTGCATAGACGCTGCAAAAACAGTGTCAGGTGTTCTGTGTTTGCGTTTGATGGCACAGACATAAGAAACTCC belongs to Verrucomicrobiota bacterium and includes:
- a CDS encoding glucose-1-phosphate adenylyltransferase, encoding MDNHFPDARRVISLILGGGAGTRLYPLTQERAKPAVPLAGKYRLVDIPISLCINSGLRRIFLLTQYLSSSLHRHVTQSYRFDDYYPKGFIEIMAAAQSRDGDSWYQGTADAVRQNLMHLRTHDHDTVLILSGDQLYRMDYRHILYQHYQKDADITVATIPVSREPARGFGIMHVDDEDRIQHFVEKPKEDSVLDGLQMPRATRERVGVPQEQDLFLASMGIYVFKREVLEDALKVKRHQDFGKHIIPLLISQDKRVYSYVYQGYWEDIGTIRAFYNANLDLTEIIPQFNFFDVVSPIYSRARYLPASKLHNCRVEKVVLADGCILSGADVTHSIIGVRSRLESGVVIRDSIVMGSDYFESPEVTSKNNEHGIPPLGIGEGTQIQGAIVDKNVRIGKNVSITAEGKDIDMDHPLYYVRDGIVIIPKGCIVPDGTVI